In the Chromobacterium sp. ATCC 53434 genome, AATCTCGAAGCCTTCGCCGCCTGCTACGCCGAGGACGTCAAGGTCTACCGCCTGCCGGCCATGACGCTGAGCCTGAATGGCCGCGCCGCGCTGGCCGACCACTACGCCAGCAAGCGCTTCAACCTACCCAGGCTGCACGCCGCGCTGCTGCACCGCATCGTCCAGGGCAGCCGCGTCATCGACCACGAGGACGTGACGCTGGACGGCGAAAACCGCCTGCGCGCGGTCGCCATCTACGACGTCAACGCCGATGGATTGATCGCCGCCGTCTGGTTCGTCGACGCCGAATGACAAGGTAAAACAACATGCCCATTCTCGAATCCAAACTGTCGCCGCGCGCCGCGGACTTCGTCGCCAACGCCGACAAGATGCGCGCGCTGGTCGACGATCTGAAACAGAAAGTCGCCAAGGCGGCGCTGGGCGGCGGCGACAAGGCGCGCGACAA is a window encoding:
- a CDS encoding nuclear transport factor 2 family protein, with the translated sequence MTAAERIVQAQLDAYNARNLEAFAACYAEDVKVYRLPAMTLSLNGRAALADHYASKRFNLPRLHAALLHRIVQGSRVIDHEDVTLDGENRLRAVAIYDVNADGLIAAVWFVDAE